The Methanococcoides sp. LMO-2 region TTTTAAAATGGGAATATTTACACTTCTCGTAGTCTTTGCAAGCATTGTGACCTTCAAGATTACTGAAATAATTTAAAAAATAAATATGTTCAGAGATAAGTGCTCTCATTATTTTTTTAAATATGATAAGAAATTAGGATTTTTAGTTACTGATTTTTGTGACATCTTTTGTTAAAAAAGTGGGTTAATTAGTAGTGACGTCCAGAGGAAATCAAAAATTCGATCCTGATTATTAAATATAGTTAAAAGTCTCCAGAATCGTTATGAAGCTTAAGTTACATTACATAGAGGGCAGAATAAGACAAAGGAGATAAAATGAGCATAACTAAGAAAATATATCTTGCAGCACCACTTTTCTCTGTAGCTGAACAGGAATTCAATAAGAAACTGGAAAATGCACTGGAAGATCTTGGATTCTCGGTCTTTGTGCCCCAGGAGGACTCCAACGACACCGAAGCAGCAAGAGAGGAGATGGACTCCAATAATATCTTCAAATTGAACGTTGAGGCTATCGACACCTGTGATATACTGGTAGCTGTTCTTGATGGCGGTACTGATGTGGATTCAGGAACTGCGTGGGAGATTGGGTACGCCTATGCAAAAGAGAAGACAGTAGTAGGCATTAAAACAGATTTCAGGACACTGGGACCCGAAGGTCTTGTAAACCTTATGATCGAGGAATCTGCTGACGAGCTTTTGACCAGTGTCGAAGATCTTCTGGAAACTATGAAAAAGTACAGTTAAGAGGAAATGAATCCTCTTCACTTACAACATGAATTGAACTTTTCTTCTTCAACCTCGCCCCGCGGAGCGATCTCTTTGAATATCTGCCCTTCGAACCAATATACCTGCGCACCTGTAAGCCAGGCATCATGCGCCAGACCTGCCTTCAGGCATGTATGGTTAAGGAAATCGATAGCATCAAAATCATTCTCCGGAGCCACCTGTGGCAAAAGCAGACCCTGGTAGAATCCATCCTTTGCAATAAGTCCATGACGACCTATCTCAATAACCTCCGGTAACTGTTCAGGAGGAACATCGATAAGCTCTGGTTGTGTAAGGATGGTCACCTCCACAACAATGTCATCCATCTCGGAAATATCCACAACAGGAAAACGAGGATCCCTTGTTGCTGCCGAGATCGCAGAATCGATTATAGCCTCACTTAATGGTGAATCCGGATAGGGATGACCGATGCATCCCCTCAGTTCACCATCAATTGTCAGCGTCACAAAGACCCCGCGCAATTCATCGAACACTTCCATCAATCCAGGGGCCTGCATCTTCTTACCACTCTCAAGGAACATCTCGATGGTAGCCCTTGCAAGATTTACAGCATTCTTACCTTCGGAATCACTGAGCATATTCAACCCCCACAATAATAATCATTCAGTTTCCTGATATCTTTTTGCAGCCACTTTTAAGGCATCGATGCCTGGCAGTTCGTCCCCTGCAAGGAAATCTATACATGCTCCACCACCGGTACTGATATGTGAGAACTGGTCCTCATATCCGATATTTCGCACCTCTGCAGTGATGTGACCGCCGCCAGCAATGGAATAGCCGGCATTTGATGCTGCCTTTATGATCTCGAAAGTTCCGATCTCAAATCCGTCGAGCTCCGCAACACCTGCAGGACCATTAAGGACAACGGTCTTTGCGTTCTCGATCTCACTTGCGTATGCAACAATGGTCTCAAGACCAATATCATTTATCGGAAGGTTCTTTGACGCAACCTCTTCGATCTTCACATCGATCCTCTTGCCTTTGTCGTTCAGTGCAGCATCACGAGGAAGGCCGATCTTCCCTTCAAACCTATCAAGGACGTCCTTTGCCCTGTCTATCTGTTCAAGATAGCCCTGCGATTCGATGAACTTCATATTCGGCTCACCAATATCAACTCCTGATGCGGCAAGCATGACATTTGCAACGACACCTGTGACAAGAACCCTGTCAGCACCACCACTTGAGAGAACGTTCTCTGCAACCTTGATGGAATCATCGACCTTTGCACCTCCAAGCACGAATATGCAGGGGCACTCATTACCCTGAAGGCTCTTGTTAAGTGCTGTTATCTCCCGCTCCATCAATCGCCCTGCACCACTTGGAAGCAGGCCGGTGAAGCCAACGATGGAAAGTTGTGAGCGATGAGATACTGCAAAAGCATCATTAAGGAAAATATCAAAGAGAGGAGACAGTTGTCTTACCATGTGAGTGCGCTGCTGTTCGTCCACAGGCCTTTTCAGGGACTCTTCTGAATAGAAACGCACATTCTCAAGAAGGATCACATCCCCTTTTTTCATTGCAGATATGCTTGACCTTGCATATGTGCCAAAGATATCATCAATATAGGTCACTTTGCGACCAAGGTAACCGGACATTATCCGGGCATGTGCTTCCATGGTGGAAAAGTCATTCTTCCCCGGACGGCTCTGGTGGGCAAGAAGTACCACTTTCGCATCTTCGAGGTCACGAAGAGTTTGGATGTGGCTATGGATCCTCATATCATCAAGGATGCCTCCCTCCGGGTCCATGGGAGAGTTCAGGTCCACCCTCACAAGAATTGTTCTGTCCTCAATATCAAAATCGTCGATCGTGAGAAAATCTTTAGCAGTCAAGGTATTCATCACCAGTGTCACTAATTGGATTAGTAAGATAATTTTATTTTTAAATTCGAATGAATGCGATGCACGTCACTATATAGCAATTGTATATTTATCTATATCCATCTGAGATTGTTCGACTATCACAGACCTATAATTGAAAGAAGGCCATCAACATCCACATTGTTCTCAATAAGGTCGACCATGCGGCCAAGTTTGTGTTCTTTCCTGAACCTTGCACGCCCGATAAGCCCCTCCATCCTGCCTATTGTGGACATGGTATCACCGCGAACAAGTATCACAGGTATCCCTGCCTCGTCCGCACTTCCAAGTACTGCGGCACTTGGCTGGAGATTGCCCGTAAGTACAAGGCCTTTCACATGCGCTTCAATTGCTGCCATCTGAATATCAGACCTGTCACCACCGGTTATGACGATCGAGTCAGGAGTACGTCGGAAATACTTGATCGCCGCGTTAAC contains the following coding sequences:
- a CDS encoding nucleoside 2-deoxyribosyltransferase domain-containing protein codes for the protein MSITKKIYLAAPLFSVAEQEFNKKLENALEDLGFSVFVPQEDSNDTEAAREEMDSNNIFKLNVEAIDTCDILVAVLDGGTDVDSGTAWEIGYAYAKEKTVVGIKTDFRTLGPEGLVNLMIEESADELLTSVEDLLETMKKYS
- a CDS encoding TIGR00296 family protein; translated protein: MLSDSEGKNAVNLARATIEMFLESGKKMQAPGLMEVFDELRGVFVTLTIDGELRGCIGHPYPDSPLSEAIIDSAISAATRDPRFPVVDISEMDDIVVEVTILTQPELIDVPPEQLPEVIEIGRHGLIAKDGFYQGLLLPQVAPENDFDAIDFLNHTCLKAGLAHDAWLTGAQVYWFEGQIFKEIAPRGEVEEEKFNSCCK
- a CDS encoding phosphoglycerate kinase, whose protein sequence is MMNTLTAKDFLTIDDFDIEDRTILVRVDLNSPMDPEGGILDDMRIHSHIQTLRDLEDAKVVLLAHQSRPGKNDFSTMEAHARIMSGYLGRKVTYIDDIFGTYARSSISAMKKGDVILLENVRFYSEESLKRPVDEQQRTHMVRQLSPLFDIFLNDAFAVSHRSQLSIVGFTGLLPSGAGRLMEREITALNKSLQGNECPCIFVLGGAKVDDSIKVAENVLSSGGADRVLVTGVVANVMLAASGVDIGEPNMKFIESQGYLEQIDRAKDVLDRFEGKIGLPRDAALNDKGKRIDVKIEEVASKNLPINDIGLETIVAYASEIENAKTVVLNGPAGVAELDGFEIGTFEIIKAASNAGYSIAGGGHITAEVRNIGYEDQFSHISTGGGACIDFLAGDELPGIDALKVAAKRYQETE